From the Brassica napus cultivar Da-Ae chromosome A8, Da-Ae, whole genome shotgun sequence genome, one window contains:
- the LOC106382396 gene encoding probable calcium-binding protein CML13, whose product MGKDGLSDEQVSSMKEAFTLFDTDGDGKIAPSELGILMRSLGGNPTQAQLKSITASESLTSPFDFSRFLDLMAKHLKTEPFDRQLRDAFKVLDKEGSGFVAVADLRHILTSIGEKLEGSEFDEWIKEVDVGSDGKIRYEDFIARMVAK is encoded by the coding sequence ATGGGCAAGGACGGCTTGAGCGACGAGCAGGTCTCCTCAATGAAGGAAGCCTTCACGCTCTTCGACACCGACGGCGACGGCAAAATCGCCCCCTCCGAGCTCGGGATCCTGATGCGATCCCTCGGCGGGAACCCGACCCAAGCCCAGCTGAAATCCATCACCGCCTCCGAGAGCCTCACCTCCCCCTTCGATTTCAGCCGTTTCCTCGATCTGATGGCGAAGCATTTGAAGACGGAGCCGTTCGATCGCCAGCTCAGGGATGCGTTCAAGGTGCTCGACAAGGAAGGGAGTGGGTTTGTTGCCGTGGCGGATCTGAGGCATATATTGACGAGTATCGGGGAGAAGCTGGAGGGGAGTGAGTTTGATGAGTGGATCAAGGAGGTGGATGTGGGATCTGATGGGAAGATTAGGTATGAGGACTTTATTGC